The proteins below are encoded in one region of Candidatus Paceibacterota bacterium:
- a CDS encoding lytic murein transglycosylase — protein MKRSVLILAVIGLFLPVFSFSTLIYPSFVQAQTTELTPQQRVELQQELAQVEAEQKQAAKELANAQGKSASLTRDIAVLSAKIRSAELDIKAKNILIQSLGNDISVKITKINKLEDRIDRGKDTLAQLLRKTNEMGNVSIEELVLSQTSISGLFKDFDSFQAVQDGLKTTFEQLRSDKASTTAEKDALDARRNKETDARYAIQQQQKNIQSNQAEQKQLLALSKGAEKSYSNLIAQKQARAAQIRAALFSLRDAAAIPFGQALQYATLASQRTGVRPALILAVITQESNLGSNVGKCYVTNMQTGDGINAKSGNMVSHVMNPTRDIPPFTQILQQIGGDPSKQVVSCPLEIGWGGAMGPAQFIASTWVIFKERVASAVGISGMPDPWNPGHAFMASAIYMSDLGAGSGTYTAERNAACKYYSGRACGLVKGNTTYGNSVLSLADSIQRTMIDPLQGL, from the coding sequence ATGAAAAGAAGCGTTTTAATCTTGGCTGTAATAGGGCTATTTTTGCCTGTTTTTTCTTTTTCTACACTTATTTACCCATCTTTCGTGCAGGCTCAGACTACAGAACTGACTCCACAGCAAAGAGTTGAATTGCAACAAGAATTGGCTCAGGTTGAAGCTGAACAAAAACAAGCGGCAAAAGAATTGGCGAATGCGCAAGGCAAGAGTGCTTCGCTTACTCGTGATATTGCCGTCCTTAGTGCAAAGATTCGTTCTGCTGAATTGGACATTAAAGCCAAAAATATTTTGATACAAAGTCTAGGCAATGATATTTCTGTAAAAATAACAAAGATAAATAAGCTTGAAGATCGCATTGATCGTGGTAAAGATACACTCGCTCAACTTCTACGCAAAACAAATGAAATGGGGAATGTTTCTATTGAAGAATTAGTCTTATCTCAAACCAGTATTAGTGGTCTATTTAAAGATTTTGATTCATTCCAAGCAGTCCAAGATGGTTTGAAGACAACTTTTGAACAACTTCGTTCTGATAAGGCTTCTACTACTGCCGAGAAAGATGCTCTTGATGCTCGTCGTAATAAAGAAACAGATGCTAGATATGCTATTCAACAACAACAGAAAAATATTCAAAGTAATCAAGCTGAGCAAAAACAATTATTGGCTTTGAGTAAAGGCGCAGAGAAGTCGTATTCAAATCTGATTGCTCAGAAACAGGCTCGCGCCGCACAGATACGAGCAGCTTTGTTCTCACTACGCGATGCCGCCGCTATTCCATTTGGACAGGCACTTCAATATGCTACTTTGGCATCACAGAGGACGGGTGTTAGACCGGCGTTGATATTGGCAGTCATTACTCAAGAATCTAATCTTGGAAGTAATGTAGGAAAATGTTATGTAACGAATATGCAGACTGGAGACGGTATCAACGCTAAGAGTGGAAATATGGTTTCTCATGTTATGAATCCAACCCGTGATATTCCACCATTTACTCAGATTTTGCAACAAATCGGCGGTGACCCTTCCAAGCAAGTTGTCTCCTGTCCATTGGAAATTGGTTGGGGAGGCGCGATGGGTCCCGCTCAGTTTATTGCTTCTACATGGGTGATTTTCAAAGAAAGGGTTGCTTCAGCCGTAGGAATTTCTGGTATGCCGGACCCTTGGAATCCTGGCCATGCTTTTATGGCCTCAGCTATCTACATGTCTGATCTTGGTGCGGGAAGTGGTACATATACAGCTGAACGTAATGCTGCCTGCAAATATTACTCCGGCCGAGCTTGTGGCTTGGTGAAGGGAAATACTACCTACGGAAATAGCGTGTTGTCACTAGCTGATTCTATTCAGAGGACTATGATTGATCCATTGCAAGGATTGTAA
- a CDS encoding GIY-YIG nuclease family protein, which produces MNKTFYVYILASDVNGTLYIGVTNDLKRRLYEHKNNLVDGFTEKYNVHRLVWYDYTDNIESAIQREKQLKKWNRKWKIELIEKTNPQWNDLPI; this is translated from the coding sequence TTCTTGCAAGTGATGTAAACGGCACTCTGTATATTGGTGTTACAAATGATCTAAAGCGTCGATTATATGAACATAAAAATAATCTAGTAGACGGATTCACTGAAAAATACAATGTCCATAGATTAGTCTGGTATGACTACACTGACAATATTGAATCAGCTATACAAAGAGAAAAACAACTGAAGAAATGGAATCGTAAGTGGAAGATTGAGTTAATTGAGAAAACTAATCCTCAATGGAATGATTTACCTATTTAA
- a CDS encoding LamG-like jellyroll fold domain-containing protein yields the protein MKKKSQGFTIIELLIVISIIGTLASTVLVSTSGARDKARIAASSMFADNLYQAWGSDAVGVWKFSGEDNSNVQDSGLNGITLISNGSTLRSSTNRPIPSGYSLDFSADSINDTTNYFASNNLVSRNINLAKNGGYTASVWVYLPVMSFSFSFTGIFSALDSSGTKYAANMMLNPSGYMTVGPSPGFVTDYRIPEAKWVNLAYSYYDDGVSGTIRFYVDGKLYKTVSPFTFSSPLSSIIVDSVFVGVAYYNGSYLKHFNGFIYDLALFNEVLTADRIQQIYAEGAPKHTLARVK from the coding sequence ATGAAAAAGAAATCCCAAGGTTTTACCATAATTGAACTTTTGATCGTTATTAGTATTATTGGAACACTCGCTTCTACTGTCCTTGTCTCAACTTCTGGTGCTCGCGACAAAGCTAGGATCGCGGCTTCTAGTATGTTTGCTGACAACCTTTATCAAGCTTGGGGTTCGGATGCTGTGGGGGTGTGGAAATTTAGTGGAGAAGATAATTCAAATGTACAAGATAGTGGGCTTAATGGTATTACGTTGATAAGTAATGGTTCCACCCTGAGATCGTCCACGAATAGACCAATACCATCTGGGTATTCTTTAGATTTTTCAGCTGATTCAATCAATGATACTACCAATTACTTTGCGTCTAATAATCTTGTTTCTAGAAATATCAATTTAGCAAAAAATGGTGGTTATACGGCGAGTGTTTGGGTTTACCTACCTGTAATGTCTTTTAGTTTTTCATTTACTGGGATTTTTTCAGCTTTAGATTCTTCTGGAACAAAATATGCTGCAAATATGATGCTTAATCCATCGGGGTATATGACGGTAGGTCCTTCACCTGGTTTTGTTACAGATTATAGAATTCCAGAAGCAAAATGGGTCAATTTGGCGTATTCTTATTATGATGATGGTGTATCGGGTACTATAAGATTTTATGTTGATGGTAAATTATATAAAACAGTATCACCGTTCACGTTTTCGTCACCTTTGAGTAGTATTATAGTTGATAGTGTATTTGTTGGTGTTGCGTATTATAATGGTTCTTACCTTAAACATTTTAATGGTTTTATATACGATCTCGCTTTATTCAACGAAGTCCTCACCGCCGATCGTATCCAACAAATCTACGCCGAAGGTGCACCAAAACATACCTTGGCACGGGTAAAATAA
- a CDS encoding LamG-like jellyroll fold domain-containing protein, translating into MKFGRTRGFTLIELLVVISVIGTIASVVLVSLQGAREKGRVASAIMFSTNLYHAWGDDAFGIWKFDENTGEDAKDSGPNGITLSKVDAGTRSDSERPLPSGRSLDFSTSVTASSPTSYTTVDISARGLSLSKHTVSLWVYLPSDTTFGLPFTINSVETRVSYLNIAADRVNAGPLFSTCPTPLNPSSNIYSSYSTPLNKWVNFAFSWDGTDVRFYVDGKLFNSLKNCTLSGNISNPAYWIAKNIYIGGSSSLGAHLRGYMDELAIYNQVLTADRIQQIYAEGITRHTLAKVK; encoded by the coding sequence ATGAAATTTGGACGTACTCGCGGATTTACCCTTATAGAACTTTTGGTCGTGATCAGTGTTATCGGCACTATTGCCTCGGTTGTTCTTGTATCTCTTCAAGGCGCTAGGGAAAAGGGAAGAGTTGCTTCTGCTATTATGTTCTCCACAAATTTGTACCACGCCTGGGGTGATGATGCTTTTGGGATATGGAAGTTTGATGAGAATACTGGAGAGGATGCAAAAGACTCGGGGCCGAATGGGATTACTTTAAGTAAAGTAGACGCTGGTACGCGTTCAGATTCAGAAAGGCCACTTCCTTCTGGAAGATCCCTTGATTTTAGTACGTCGGTGACAGCGTCAAGTCCTACGAGTTATACTACCGTTGATATTTCTGCAAGAGGGTTGAGTCTCTCAAAGCACACCGTAAGTCTTTGGGTATACCTTCCTTCAGACACAACTTTTGGACTTCCGTTTACTATAAATAGCGTAGAGACAAGAGTTAGTTATTTAAATATTGCTGCCGATAGAGTAAACGCAGGTCCTCTATTTTCAACATGTCCAACTCCACTTAATCCGAGCTCAAATATATATAGTTCATATAGTACACCCTTGAATAAGTGGGTTAATTTTGCATTTTCTTGGGACGGAACGGATGTTAGATTTTATGTAGATGGAAAATTATTTAATTCACTAAAGAATTGCACTCTTTCTGGAAATATTAGCAATCCAGCTTACTGGATTGCTAAGAATATTTATATTGGCGGTTCTAGCTCATTAGGTGCTCATTTGAGAGGTTATATGGACGAACTTGCCATCTACAACCAAGTCCTTACCGCCGATCGTATTCAACAGATCTACGCAGAAGGAATAACCAGGCATACCTTGGCGAAGGTGAAGTAA